Part of the Bacteroidota bacterium genome is shown below.
CTTCTCTTTCTGACTTAGTAAGGTGAATCGTATATTTTATTGCCATAGTTTTTTTTATGGCAAAGATAATAAATAATTACGTCATTTCATACTTAACTTAACACTAGCTTATTGTATTCAAATACTTTTACATAGGAACCAGTAGGATTGTTCGGATGTATTACTAAAATCGCTCTTGTATTTTTTGTAATAGCCGACTCTATCGACTCAAAGTCAATATGCCATTCGCCATCATATACGATCTGATAATTTTTCAAAACAACATCATTGATCTGCGAAATAATATTCAGCAGCGGATAACTTGGAACCGGTACTAAAACTTCATCATCAACATCCGCTATTAGTCTTAATATAAAACTATATGCTTCACTGCTGCCTGATGTCAGTATAATATTTTCCGGTCTAACATCGGTATTGTGCTGGCTATAATACTCACTCACTGCAACCCTTGTATCTAATAAACCTTTCGGGTCAGGTTCATAAATTAAATTACTTTTATTTTTAAGAGGGTTTAACATACTCTCGTTGTAAAAGTCGAAACCTACTTTAGTCGGATTCGATTCGGTTAAGTCTAAAATCACGTGCCCTTGTTGTCGCCGTTCTTCTATCAACTTCGTCAACCGGTTGGGGGAAAGATTCCAATTTGTCCGATTTGAAAACATAATTAACCTTGTTATTAAATTTCACATCAAGATAATTCAATCCACTAAAAGAAACAATAATTTTGCATATATCTATCGGTTTCTCTATATTTTTAAAAATATTCCTAAGAACATCCGAAT
Proteins encoded:
- a CDS encoding pyridoxal phosphate-dependent aminotransferase, with product MFSNRTNWNLSPNRLTKLIEERRQQGHVILDLTESNPTKVGFDFYNESMLNPLKNKSNLIYEPDPKGLLDTRVAVSEYYSQHNTDVRPENIILTSGSSEAYSFILRLIADVDDEVLVPVPSYPLLNIISQINDVVLKNYQIVYDGEWHIDFESIESAITKNTRAILVIHPNNPTGSYVKVFEYNKLVLS